A stretch of DNA from Arthrobacter globiformis:
TTTCCTCGTCGGCCATCGAAGCAGGCAAGCAGTACACGGTGTACACCGGCGGCACGGAGCAGGTGGAGTCCGGACTGAGCGGCGAGGGCTCGCTCGAGGGCGCCACGGAGCTGGGCACGGTCACGGCCGGTGAATACACGCAGGGACACGGTCCCGGCGGGAGGTAACAGGGGCAGGTGACAAGCGGCAGGTCTGAGGCCACAGCATCCTGTGGAATCCGTATACGTCCGGCGCGGCATATTCTTTGCCCCGCCGGACGCGCGCTTAATATCCGGACCTCCATATGATGATCTGGATAGACTCGGAGACTGGTCCTTCTAGCAGCCCTCGGAAGAGGTGTTCCACTGATGCGCGTTATTAGCTACAACCTCCGTAAGCACAAGGCGAGTGGCGAACTGGTGAATCTGGCCCGCAACTTTGAGATAGACGTCCTGTGCCTTCAGGAGTGTGACTCATCCGATTTGCCTGACACGCTCGGGCCGCTCCACCTGGCCGACTACACCAAGGGCAACAGGCTGGGCCTGGCCATTTACTACCGGACTGACCGGTTCACGGCCCTGGAAACCAAGGCCTTCGCCCTGAAGAAGTCCATGCACGACCGCGTGATGGCACCGGCCCACGAGCGGCTGATCGGCACCCGGATGGTGGACAACGAGACCGACCATGAGCTGGTGGTGGGTTCGTTCCACGCCGCCCCGCTCACCGCGTCAAACTCGCTGCGGCGCAAGCAGATCCACGCGGCGCATGCCGAGCTGCTGAGCATGGGCACCGGGCTCATGACACTGATGGTGGGCGATTTCAACTATCCGTTCTTCACCAAGAGCCTTGACACGCACATGAAGAACTCCGGCTACGCCCTGTCCCTGAGCAACCGCAGGACCTACACCCGGTACAAGGTATTCAAGGGCCACTTCGACTTTGCCACGTCACTGGGCCTGGACATTGAAAGCGTGGAAACGCTCCCCCGGGGGAAGTCGGATCACCTGCCCATCCTCGTGACGGCCGAATACGGCGCCGACCGGGCACCGATCAAGGGGCAGCCTGTTTCCTGAGGCTTCCGTGTCCATGCTTCAGTCATGAGAGTGCGTGGTCCCGTACCGGGATGACATCGATCCGGGCGTCGGGTCCGACGACCACCAGCACCCGCTCAGCAATCACGCCTTCCAGTGCCGCCATAAGCTGCCCGGGATCCGGCGCCCTGCCTGCGGAGGGGACGGCAGCACCGCCGTCGGACGCGTGGTGCGGTCCTGCCGTCGGGCCGGACTGCAGCCATACCGTCACGTCGGCCCCGGTGGCTTTACGGATGGCATGTGTCAGCGGAACGGGATCGGAGCCTGTCACCAGGACCACCTGCCCGATGGTGCGCCGCTCGTTCCGTACCGGGCCGGTTTCCTGCACGGGACCAGCTTCCTGCACTGGGCCAGCGTCCGGCGGCAGTGCGGCACGCTCCCGGCGCCAGATGCTGTAGTGATAGGCGGCCACGAGCGCGGTGGCAGTCAGGAGTCCGAGCGGCGCCCGGATCCGACCTATAAGGTTTCCCGAGCGCTCCGGGTCCAGCAGATACTCAAAGGCCTGGTACCCGACCACCAGCAGGGCGACCAGCGCCACCACGGCGCTGATCCCGAAGATAGCCACGAGGTAGATGCGCCGTCCGGCAGCGGTGGGGTTCGCCGGCTGCCACGCCCTCCACCAGATGGCCCCGCCTACGGCCAGGGCACTGATGCCGCCCAGCAGCAGCGTGCGCGTGCCCGTTCCCGCCAGGGTCGTTTCGGCAAAGCCCAGCGCCGCGTTGACAACAACTCCCACACCTGAGGCCGCGGCGAGCAGCGCCACTCCGGATGCCAGCAGCAGCCCCGCCTCCCGCATCTTCTCCGACCGCGCGGCCGTAAGCACCGAGTGGTAGCGCCAGACGAGGGCTCCGACAGCTGCCGCGGCCAGCGCGGGGCCCAGGGGATCCACAAGCCGGATCACCTCTTCGGAGCGGTCCAGTACCAGCCGCAGCAGGACGAACACCACCGTGATGGCTCCGGCCACTGCAGTTATGCAGCCGCCAAGCACACCGAAGACTGCCGCGGCCACGTTGGCCAGCGGCGAGGCCAGGCGCCGCGCTTCACCGCGAACCCAATGCCACCACCACACCAGGAATCCGCCGCCGGCCCAGATGAGCGGCTGCAGCACCGAAACCCACCAGGGCAGTCCCACGTCCTGTGTGTCGGCCAGCCCCCGCAGCGCCGCGTCGAGAAGACTGCCGAGGGCAGTCACGGCCCCGCCGGCAAATATCAGCAGCCCGAACACCGACCCTGCGAGCGCCGGGACGGTGTCCAGCCGGCGCGGTCCCTTGCCATGGTGCTGCCACATCCACCGGTGCCATGCCCAGACGGCCGCCCACACCACACCTGTGGCCAGGGACGAACGCCATGCCGTTCCTTCAATCGCCCCGTCCGCACCCGCCATACCGGATCCGGCGCGGGCCAGCAGCCCGAAAAGCCGGGACGCAGCGCCGAGCAACGCCGTGACAGCGGTGACGAGGGCGACGGTGTAGACGCCTGCCACATACAGTCCCCAGGCAACAGAGGAGCGCTCCGCTTCCTCCCCTTGCCGGCGCCAGGCCAGCCACCACAGAACAGCGGCCATGCACCCGCCAACCAGGCCGAACGCGAGGGACCGGGCGAGGCTGCCGACGTCGTTCCCGGCCAGCGCTGCGCCGGAGGCAAACAGCCGCTCAAGCAGGCCGGCCAGGCCGGAAGCGCCAATCACGACGAGGACGAAGAGAAGTACAAACACCACCAGCCGCCGCACGGTGGGCAATGCCGGCGATGATGATCCGCGTGTGCCGGGCCGGACCGTACTCACGGCTTTGCCGCCGGAACCGGACAGATGGTGAGCTGCCACGGGGCGGTCGCAACGAGCCAGTTGCCGTTAACCCGTTCCAGGCCAAACACGGCCTCGGTCTCATATTCGGGATTCCCGAAAGGACCGCTGCCGTTGGACGTGGCCAGGACGACGTGCACCTCCGCCGTGTCGGCATGCGCGACGGTGGAGGCCAGCGTGACCCGGAGCGCGCCTGAGGCCGGACGGTCCGCCGGCACGCACGGCCTGTCCGGGTGCGAAGTCCCCAAGCGTCCGTCTGTCGAGTAGCGTGCGGCTGCGGCGCCGTCATTGTTGAGGACGGCGGCAGCGTACCGCTGGACCACACCCGCCGGCGTGCTCTCAGCCAGCGGCTCAGGCACACCGCGGAAAAAGACCACGGCGAGCGCCACGGCGACGAGACCGGCGATGATGGCAAGGACTGTAATCAGGGTCCGGTCGGGCCGTGGCGGTGCAGTCATCCGGGCAGCTATGTGGTGTGGTGCTCGACGGTGAAGTCGCCGCCGGGGTAGAGGATGGTCTCGTGGCCATCGTCGAAACGGACGTGGTACGGCGGCGCTCCGTTCGGGCCCCGGACCTCCAGAATCTCACCGTGCCGGTCCGAGGACTCCACTGTCCTGCCCCGGATGATGATGCGGTCTCCCTGGGTTGCCTGCATGGCAATCACCTCCCAGCCCTAGAGTACGATGCTCTTCCCTCCGGCGGAACAGCTGCGAGGCATCCGTGGAAGCGGAGCCGGGATTACGCCCGGCTGCCCGTGTGGCGGATGCAGAAGGGAGTCCAGGGACGGGCCTCGAGCCGCCCTTCGGCGATCTGCTCTCCGCACACCGTGCATATCCCGTAAGTGCCCGCGTCGATCCGCTCAAGCGCAGCGTCCACCTCCGCCAGTCCGGTCCGGCTTTGGTCCAGGAGTGCCGATGCCTGCGAAAGTTCAAAGGCGATGGTTGCACCTTCGGGGTCATGCTCGTCGTCGACGTTGGAGTTGTGCCGGGCGGCGTTGGCTGAGGCTATGTCGGCTCGCAGGGCCGGCAGAAGGGCGAGCTTTCGCGCCCGTTCCTCTTCCAGCAACAGCCGGAACTTCTCAATGTCCATGGTCGGAGCCGTCCAGCAGCCTGCCGCGCAGCTCCGGCCAGGAGGCGGCAAAGGAAGGATGCAGGTTAATGCCGGCCACCTCCTCGACGGGAATCCACAGCAGCTCGATGCTCTCCGGGTCGCTGATGGCCGGTTCGAACGGCTCCAGCACCCGCACGGCGACGGTGGTGTAGGACCAGTAGCCGACGTCGAATACGGACGTGAAGAGCACTTTGACGCTCTGTTCGGGAACGGCCGCCTCCTCGTGGGCCTCACGCAGGGCGCCCGTCACGGCGTCCTCGCCCTGGTGCAGCGCGCCGCCGGGGAGCCCCCAGGTTCCGCCGTGGTCACTCCAGGTCGCGCGGTGCTGCAGGAGGACGCCCTTCTCCGGATCATGGACCAGCAGGCCGGCGGATCCGAAGCGCCCCCAGAACCGTCCGCGGTCGCCCTCCACCCAGGCATCGCCCGGGTCGCGGGGGCCAAGGGGACGGCGGGGATCACCGGGTGAAGGCGGGACGATTTTCTCCATCGTCCCAGTCTGCCCCATGGGAAGATGCTTCGATGAGCCTGCGCCTGGTCTTTGTTGCCGACACCCACGTCCCGAAGCGCGCCCGTGCACTGCCTGATCAAGTGTGGGCCGCCGTCGACGACGCTGACGTGGTGTTCCACGCGGGGGACTGGGTCAGCACCGATCTGCTCGACGAGTTCGAACAGCGCAGCACGCGCCTGATCGGCGTTTACGGCAACAACGACGGCGACGGGCTGCGGCGGCGCTTACCCGAGACGGTCAGTGTGACCCTCGACGGCGTCCGGTTCAGCATGATCCACGAGACCGGACAGGCGAAGGGCCGGGAGCAGCGCTGCGAGGCCCTCTTTCCGGATGCCGACGTGCTGGTTTTCGGCCACTCGCACATTCCCTGGGACAGCGTCGCACCCGGGGGGCTGCGCCTGCTCAACCCCGGCTCCCCCACCGACCGCCGCCGGCAGCCTGTGTGCACGTACATGACCGCTGTCGTCGTGAACGGCAGCTTGGGTGACGTCCACCTGGTGGAGGTCAGCACCAGCCCCTGACTGGCCGCACCAGAAAGGGAGCCCTGCCGCGGTTGCCCGGGCGGGACTCCCTTCGAATCTCCGCTATAGACGGAGCTCAGGCGTGGTGATCCTTTTTGGTCAGTCCTTCTTGAAGGCGTCCTTGACCTTTTCACCGGCCTGTTTCAGATCGGCCTTGGCCTGGTCAGTCTGGCCCTCGGCCTCCAGGCCCGGGTCGTCACTGGCCTTGCCCGCACCTTCCTTGGCCTTGCCGCCAAGTTTTTCTGCTGCATTGTCGATTTTGTCGTCCAGACCCATGCCACTGTCCTTCCGTCTGCGCAGCCCGCTGGGTGCAGGCCGGCTCGTGCTCCCAGTCTAGGTCGGGCACCTATCCGGGTGAAGGGCAGCTACCACTCATATGCCCGTGCTTGCCAGCAGACGGTCGGTGGCGGCGTCGGCTTCCCCGCCGAAGTAGTGCTCCAGCACGCGGCGGAACACCGGTTCGTCCGGTGCCGCGCGCAGGAACAGCGTCATGGAGGACTGGAGCTTCCGGGCATCGATGCCGCCGAAAATCTCTGCCGCGCCGCGGTTGCCCACATTGTCCACCGCGGTGGCACACTCGATCAGCCGCGGTCCCAGCACGGGATGCTGCAGGTACGCCCGGGCTTCATCAAGGGATGCGATGGCGTACCTTCTGGAGGTGGCGCTTTGACCCAGACCGGCAACCTGGGGAAAGACGAACCACATCCAGTGGCTGCGCTTACTGCCTGCGCGGAGTTCCTCAAGAGCCTGGGCGTAGGTGGCACCGTCATTCTGCGCGGTGACGAACCGTTCCAGGTTATGCGGGTCGTTCATGGCGGTTCCTAGCTGGAAACATCCCGTTCGATGTCCTCCGCGAGGCTGTCCACGTCTTCGGGCCGCATGCTGATGCCGGCGCCATCCAAGCGTTCCCTGAGGACGTGGCTGACGTCGTCCTCCACATGGCCCAGCCGGATCTCGTCGCGCACCTCCTCGGCGATGTCTTCGACGGTATGAGGGCTGTCCGTCCCTGCCGCAGCATCTGCGGCTCCCGCCGCAACGTCCGCATGCGGATTCTCAGTGAAGTAGTCATCGCCGGTAGCTGCAGATTCAGTCATATCCCATGGTGGCGGCCGCGCTCAGATCCGGTCAACAGGTCCGGCACGAAACCGTCAAGGCGCCCGACACTACGGCGGCAATCAACCTGGACGTGGATACGTTTCATTCACGTATTAGTAACGCGGCCTTCCAGCGGAGGCTTTCACTGCGGCCCACCGGATTCGTCCCGCCGTTCCGGCCTAAAGGCTGCTTGGTCAGCATAAAAGGCACCCGGCCATCAGATGTCGTTAACAAATCCGAAACACGGCAGTCACGCCGGCTTTACGTAGACGCGATTTTTGAAACCCGCGTGTAACTTGCCACACCCAGACCCGAAACATGGATCCACGAATATCAATGAGGGGCGTGGCGCCGGCATCACCGGTCCGCGGAGAGGATGAGTTTCCTGGGAAGGGAAAACGCGTGGAAATCACTGCGGCGAACGTTTGGATGATGGTGTCGGCGGCATTGGTGCTGCTCATGACCCCGGCACTGGGCCTCTTCTACGGCGGCATGACCCGCGCCAAGGCCTCCCTCAACATGATCATGATGAGCTTTGTGTCCGCCGGTATCGTCGGCGTCGTCTGGGTGCTCTGGGGCTACTCCATGAGCACCGGCGAAGGCGTTCTCGGCCTGTTCGGCAACCCGTTCGCCAGCTTCGGCCTGAGCGGGCTGATGGGCACCCCCGACCTGATCAAGGCCGGTTTTGCCGGAACCTTCGCGATCATCACTGTGGCCCTCATCAGCGGCGCGATCGCCGACCGCGCCAAGTTCACCGCCTGGGTTCTTTTCGTGCCGCTCTGGATCACGGCCGTGTACTGCCCGCTCGCTTTCATGATCTGGGGCGGCGGCCTCATGAGCCAGGGCGGCGCTGTGACCGCCATCTTCGGTCAGGTCATCGACTTTGCCGGCGGCGCCGTCGTCGAAATCAGCTCAGGCATCGCGGCCCTTGTACTGGCCCTGATCGTCGGCAAGCGCCACGGTTTCGGAAAGGACCCGGGGCACCGCCCTCACAACGTCCCGTTCATCATGCTCGGCGCCGGACTCCTCTGGTTTGGCTGGTTCGGATTCAATGCCGGCGCCGCCACCACGGCAGAACAGGCCGGTCTGATCTGGGTCAACACCCTGGTTACGCCGTGCGCCGCCATGCTCAGCTGGCTCCTCACGGAGAAGATCCGTCACGGCCACCCCACGTCCCTGGGCGCAGCGTCCGGTGCCGTCGCCGGCCTGGTGGCCATCACGCCGTCGTGCGCCAACATCAGCCCAGTGGCCGCCATCGGCCTGGGCCTGGTTTCCGGCGTGGCTTCGGCGCTGTTCGTCGAACTGAAGTTCAAGTATGGCTTCGACGATTCCCTGGACGTTGTCGGCGTGCACCTGGGCTCCGGCCTGGTCGGCACCCTCGCCCTCGGCTTCATCGCCCTCCCCGTCAACGGCGCAGGCGGCGGGCTCTTCTACGGCGGCGGCGTCCAGCAGCTCATCGCCCAGACGGTTGCCGTTCTCATCACCCTCGCGCTCTCCGGGCTGATGACCGCAGTCATCGGTCTCGCGATTCACAAGACCATCGGCTTCCGGGTCAGCCATGAGGCCGAAGTTGCCGGCGTCGACCGTTCAGAGCATGCCGAAAGCGCCTATGAATTCGGCAGCATGGGCCACAGCCAGTTCCACCCGCTCCGGCAGCACATCCTCACAGCTCCGGCCGTTCGCCCGGGCGCGGACGACGCCGCCGCGGACGACGCCGTTTCCGCCGAGGCGGCAGAGGAACTGCAGCCCGCACAGGCTTCCGCCTAGTACTTCCGCTGTTCGCGGGACCTGGGTCCTAGCGGCGGAAGGCGAGCCGGAGCTCCGGCCTTCGCTCCGCAACTGCGTCCAGCACGGCGTCAACGGCCTCCTGGTCAGGGCCGCTGTCCTGGCTTGTCTCGCCCGCGGTTGTCTCCGCCGGTGCTAGGTCCGAGGCGGTTTTGGCGCGGCGGACAAAGCCATCCCAGTCACCGCCTCCCGCCCGGAGTGCCCGCAGCGGTGCCATCAGGGATGCGCGGCGGAGCCAG
This window harbors:
- a CDS encoding DUF1810 domain-containing protein; translated protein: MNDPHNLERFVTAQNDGATYAQALEELRAGSKRSHWMWFVFPQVAGLGQSATSRRYAIASLDEARAYLQHPVLGPRLIECATAVDNVGNRGAAEIFGGIDARKLQSSMTLFLRAAPDEPVFRRVLEHYFGGEADAATDRLLASTGI
- a CDS encoding CsbD family protein encodes the protein MGLDDKIDNAAEKLGGKAKEGAGKASDDPGLEAEGQTDQAKADLKQAGEKVKDAFKKD
- a CDS encoding DUF1918 domain-containing protein, with translation MQATQGDRIIIRGRTVESSDRHGEILEVRGPNGAPPYHVRFDDGHETILYPGGDFTVEHHTT
- a CDS encoding DUF5671 domain-containing protein; the encoded protein is MAAHHLSGSGGKAVSTVRPGTRGSSSPALPTVRRLVVFVLLFVLVVIGASGLAGLLERLFASGAALAGNDVGSLARSLAFGLVGGCMAAVLWWLAWRRQGEEAERSSVAWGLYVAGVYTVALVTAVTALLGAASRLFGLLARAGSGMAGADGAIEGTAWRSSLATGVVWAAVWAWHRWMWQHHGKGPRRLDTVPALAGSVFGLLIFAGGAVTALGSLLDAALRGLADTQDVGLPWWVSVLQPLIWAGGGFLVWWWHWVRGEARRLASPLANVAAAVFGVLGGCITAVAGAITVVFVLLRLVLDRSEEVIRLVDPLGPALAAAAVGALVWRYHSVLTAARSEKMREAGLLLASGVALLAAASGVGVVVNAALGFAETTLAGTGTRTLLLGGISALAVGGAIWWRAWQPANPTAAGRRIYLVAIFGISAVVALVALLVVGYQAFEYLLDPERSGNLIGRIRAPLGLLTATALVAAYHYSIWRRERAALPPDAGPVQEAGPVQETGPVRNERRTIGQVVLVTGSDPVPLTHAIRKATGADVTVWLQSGPTAGPHHASDGGAAVPSAGRAPDPGQLMAALEGVIAERVLVVVGPDARIDVIPVRDHALS
- a CDS encoding metallophosphoesterase family protein, with translation MSLRLVFVADTHVPKRARALPDQVWAAVDDADVVFHAGDWVSTDLLDEFEQRSTRLIGVYGNNDGDGLRRRLPETVSVTLDGVRFSMIHETGQAKGREQRCEALFPDADVLVFGHSHIPWDSVAPGGLRLLNPGSPTDRRRQPVCTYMTAVVVNGSLGDVHLVEVSTSP
- a CDS encoding ammonium transporter; protein product: MEITAANVWMMVSAALVLLMTPALGLFYGGMTRAKASLNMIMMSFVSAGIVGVVWVLWGYSMSTGEGVLGLFGNPFASFGLSGLMGTPDLIKAGFAGTFAIITVALISGAIADRAKFTAWVLFVPLWITAVYCPLAFMIWGGGLMSQGGAVTAIFGQVIDFAGGAVVEISSGIAALVLALIVGKRHGFGKDPGHRPHNVPFIMLGAGLLWFGWFGFNAGAATTAEQAGLIWVNTLVTPCAAMLSWLLTEKIRHGHPTSLGAASGAVAGLVAITPSCANISPVAAIGLGLVSGVASALFVELKFKYGFDDSLDVVGVHLGSGLVGTLALGFIALPVNGAGGGLFYGGGVQQLIAQTVAVLITLALSGLMTAVIGLAIHKTIGFRVSHEAEVAGVDRSEHAESAYEFGSMGHSQFHPLRQHILTAPAVRPGADDAAADDAVSAEAAEELQPAQASA
- a CDS encoding NUDIX domain-containing protein translates to MEKIVPPSPGDPRRPLGPRDPGDAWVEGDRGRFWGRFGSAGLLVHDPEKGVLLQHRATWSDHGGTWGLPGGALHQGEDAVTGALREAHEEAAVPEQSVKVLFTSVFDVGYWSYTTVAVRVLEPFEPAISDPESIELLWIPVEEVAGINLHPSFAASWPELRGRLLDGSDHGH
- a CDS encoding endonuclease/exonuclease/phosphatase family protein, with amino-acid sequence MRVISYNLRKHKASGELVNLARNFEIDVLCLQECDSSDLPDTLGPLHLADYTKGNRLGLAIYYRTDRFTALETKAFALKKSMHDRVMAPAHERLIGTRMVDNETDHELVVGSFHAAPLTASNSLRRKQIHAAHAELLSMGTGLMTLMVGDFNYPFFTKSLDTHMKNSGYALSLSNRRTYTRYKVFKGHFDFATSLGLDIESVETLPRGKSDHLPILVTAEYGADRAPIKGQPVS
- a CDS encoding TraR/DksA family transcriptional regulator, giving the protein MDIEKFRLLLEEERARKLALLPALRADIASANAARHNSNVDDEHDPEGATIAFELSQASALLDQSRTGLAEVDAALERIDAGTYGICTVCGEQIAEGRLEARPWTPFCIRHTGSRA